From Tindallia magadiensis, a single genomic window includes:
- a CDS encoding DUF4392 domain-containing protein yields the protein MKRSNQYHRIQKINSIIRNDPGSRGIIPLIREDSLWKASESLMNAERILIVTGFCVLKPMIGETDGPPGALSLAYALTGMGKEVLVTTDKYSKRMMERSVSPSHCLYRMESVSESPAEISQYIQETLRHFRPDHIIAIERPGRAKDGHSYSMRGERLDPMVPQLDEFFHKEYARTYGYTRISIGDGGNEMGMGNYYDEIARSLSNGKKVASITTSDILIPAGTSNWGGYALAAAMSILQSKRLVQSPAEEWEIIQKMVEAGAVDGVSGECQATVDGLPVPMYLQALETIYHLVTES from the coding sequence ATGAAAAGATCAAATCAATACCATCGAATTCAAAAGATTAATTCAATCATCAGAAATGATCCAGGATCTCGTGGTATTATACCGTTGATTAGAGAAGACAGTTTATGGAAGGCCTCTGAATCGCTGATGAATGCTGAGCGAATTCTTATTGTTACCGGATTTTGTGTATTAAAGCCGATGATTGGGGAAACAGACGGTCCTCCCGGTGCCCTCTCTCTTGCCTATGCCTTAACTGGAATGGGAAAAGAGGTGCTGGTAACCACCGATAAATACTCGAAAAGAATGATGGAGAGAAGCGTCTCTCCCAGCCATTGTCTTTATCGAATGGAGTCGGTATCGGAGAGTCCGGCCGAAATCAGCCAATATATCCAAGAAACCCTTCGTCACTTCCGACCTGATCATATCATTGCTATTGAGCGACCGGGGAGAGCAAAAGATGGGCACAGCTATTCCATGAGAGGTGAACGCCTCGACCCAATGGTGCCTCAGCTAGACGAATTCTTTCATAAGGAATATGCACGTACCTACGGGTATACAAGAATTTCCATTGGAGACGGCGGTAATGAAATGGGAATGGGTAATTATTATGACGAAATAGCCAGATCCTTAAGTAATGGGAAAAAAGTTGCTTCCATAACTACCTCGGATATACTGATACCGGCGGGCACTTCCAACTGGGGAGGATACGCTTTGGCAGCAGCAATGTCGATTCTTCAAAGCAAGAGGCTGGTTCAAAGTCCGGCGGAAGAATGGGAAATCATTCAAAAAATGGTCGAAGCAGGAGCTGTTGACGGAGTATCCGGTGAATGCCAAGCAACGGTGGATGGTCTGCCTGTTCCCATGTATTTACAGGCGTTGGAAACCATTTATCATCTAGTGACGGAATCGTAA
- a CDS encoding YkoF family thiamine/hydroxymethylpyrimidine-binding protein produces the protein MSKNPMCCGTSPFFGCRFSLYPMTNQFVPVILDAIEEINRPGLKVETDMVSTCLTGVERNVFAALRDSFARAAATGEHVVMTATFSKGCPGEGEVNLEEYDFPAETDFTAKEGCDREVNAQFSVYPLGNQSYMKLIGDVVDRMKQAGVYQESVHFCTSLEGSIANVFEALEEAFSYVSKEVGHTVMTATFSCNSPSKK, from the coding sequence ATGAGCAAAAATCCAATGTGTTGTGGGACGTCGCCATTCTTTGGTTGTCGATTTTCTCTCTACCCCATGACAAATCAGTTTGTTCCGGTGATTCTGGACGCCATTGAAGAGATCAACCGTCCCGGACTGAAGGTAGAAACGGATATGGTTAGTACATGCCTGACAGGAGTGGAAAGAAACGTATTTGCAGCATTGCGAGATAGCTTTGCGAGAGCCGCTGCCACAGGAGAACATGTGGTGATGACAGCCACTTTTTCAAAGGGATGCCCAGGGGAAGGAGAAGTGAATCTGGAAGAATACGATTTTCCAGCAGAGACAGATTTTACGGCAAAAGAAGGCTGTGATCGGGAAGTGAACGCTCAGTTTAGTGTATACCCTCTGGGAAACCAATCCTATATGAAACTTATTGGCGATGTGGTGGATCGGATGAAGCAGGCGGGCGTCTATCAAGAGTCGGTTCACTTTTGTACAAGTCTGGAAGGTAGTATCGCTAATGTTTTTGAAGCTTTGGAAGAAGCCTTCTCCTATGTAAGTAAGGAAGTGGGCCATACGGTAATGACTGCCACATTTTCCTGCAATAGTCCCAGCAAAAAATAG
- a CDS encoding ECF transporter S component, which yields MTVLPKDHKWTLKEIIVMSALGVAFAPLYMAWIQVWAIATGLLGPIGLDIVFGFWFIVSIICAHIFRKPGAALISEWIAAVVQIPLGSPSGAWLIVSGFVQGFGAEVPFWLTRYKKFNTSILMLSGVGASIASFLYNWFRFGYAGLAPGLLITMLVIRVISGAVLAGLLGKGIAEGLAATGVLSSFPLGKEWREKRRKSVHEKYSEGA from the coding sequence ATGACGGTGTTACCAAAAGATCATAAATGGACACTGAAAGAAATCATTGTGATGAGTGCCCTAGGAGTAGCTTTTGCCCCTCTTTATATGGCGTGGATTCAAGTATGGGCAATTGCTACGGGCCTCTTAGGTCCTATTGGGCTGGATATTGTGTTTGGATTTTGGTTTATTGTGTCGATCATATGTGCCCATATATTTCGAAAGCCGGGAGCGGCTCTTATCTCGGAATGGATTGCGGCCGTTGTGCAGATTCCTTTAGGTTCGCCATCAGGTGCATGGCTTATTGTATCTGGTTTTGTACAAGGGTTTGGTGCGGAAGTGCCTTTTTGGTTGACAAGATACAAAAAATTTAATACCAGCATTCTGATGTTGTCTGGTGTAGGAGCATCTATTGCCAGCTTTCTTTATAACTGGTTTCGCTTTGGGTATGCAGGTTTGGCACCGGGGTTACTGATTACCATGCTGGTGATTCGAGTGATCAGCGGAGCGGTTCTTGCTGGTCTGCTTGGAAAAGGAATTGCAGAAGGATTAGCAGCTACTGGTGTATTAAGCAGTTTCCCTCTTGGTAAAGAATGGCGGGAGAAAAGGAGAAAATCCGTTCATGAAAAGTATTCTGAAGGTGCATGA